Within the Stenotrophomonas sp. 610A2 genome, the region AACGCAGTCTCATCCATGCGGTAGCTGATCATGCCGGTATCGTGCTGGCGTGCCATCTCACGCTGTGCGCCGATCACCGATTGCAGCTGTGCCTGCATGCGCTGCATGGACTGCAGCAGCATGCCGACTTCGTCGCGGCGCGAGGCATCGATACGACGGTCCAGCTTGCCGGCAGCGACATCGTCGGCTACGCGCACGGCCTCGGCCAGCGGCAGCATGATCGCGCGGATGATCGCCCAGCCCAATGCGGCGGCCAGCAGCAAGGCCAGGCCGAGGCCGATCGCGATGGCGATCAGCGAGCGCTGGTGCGCCTGCCGTGATTCGGCAGTCTGCTTGGTCAGCTGCTCCTGGTTGTACTGCGACATCTGCTTGAGCTGGTCGAACAGGGCGCGGCGCAGCTTGCGCGAGTCATCGCTGGAGATTGCGTTGGCGGTGACGAAGTCGTCGGCGGCGATCGCTGCGGCAATACGGTCGTGTGCTTCGAAGTAGCCTGCACGCAGCTCCTTCATCTTTTCGTACATGGCCAGCTCGCTGGCGCTGTAGTCGGCTTCGATGTCGTCGTAGGCCTTCTCAGCAGCTTCAATCAGCTTGCGGCTGTCAGCCATGCGCTTGTCGTAGTCGGCCAGCTGTTCCGGGTTGCCCTGGTAGTTGAGCTGGGCCTGCTCGAAGGTGCGGTACTCACCGAGCTGGGCGCGCATTTCGCCAAGCTGCTGGACGGCCGGCATCCAGTTGTTGTTGACCTGCTGTATCTGGGTGTCGGCCACGTTCATCCGCCACAGCGCGAACAGCGCAAGCAGCAGGGTGAGCAGGCTGGTGCTGCAGAACGCAAGCACCAGCTTTCGCGTGATCGACAGATTCTGGAACCACTTCATTGCAGACATCTCCGTAGGCGGGCATAGGGGGCGATCCACAGGTCCGGCGCTCCTGTGGAATGTCGTGCGTTGTGCAGGCCGCGACGGAGGCCCAGGTTGGTTGACAAACCTGATTGCATTGCGATGCGGTATCGGCAACTTTCGGAGCTTCTTGAAGACACTCCGTGGCTGTGATTCAGCCAGTCAAAAGGCGTGCGCCGCCGTATCCAGGCGCGGCGGACGCACGACACAACGCCGCCCGCCCAGATGTCGGGCGAGCGGCGTCAGTTACGTGCTACGACGTGATCAGGCGGCTTGCTGGGTACGCAGCGAGCGCACAAGGCCGCCGATATCGACGATCAGCGCAACCCGGCCATCGCCGAGGATGGTGGCGCCGGAGACGCCGCTGATACGCCGGTAGTTGTTCTCGATGTTCTTGACGACGACCTGTTGCTGGCCGATCAGCTCATCCACTTCCAGCGCGATCTTCTGGCCGTCACCTTCCACCACGACGACCAGCGGTTCGGCCTGTGGATTGTCGGGATAGCCGTAGTACTGGCCCAGCGACAGGATCGGCAGGTATTCGCCGCGGACGCGCAGAACGCGCCCCTCGCCAGCCATGGTGCGGATATCGTCTGGCTGCGGCTGCAGTGCTTCCAGCACGTAGGCCAGCGGCAGGATCAGGGTTTCGCCGGCAACCGATACGGTCATGCCATCGAGGATGGCCAGCGTCAGCGGCAGCCTGATCAGTACGCGGGTGCCGGCACCGGTGCGGCTTTCCAGCTGCACTTCGCCGCCCAATGCCTGGATGTTGCGGCGGACCACGTCCATGCCAACACCACGACCGGACAGGTCGGTGACCGCATCGGCGGTGGAGAAGCCGGGCTGGAAGATCAGATCCCAGACCTGTGCATCGGTGGGGTTGTCGGGCACGCTCAAGCCGCGTTCCAGCGCCTTGGCGAGGATCTTGTCGCGGTTCAGGCCGCGGCCGTCGTCGCTGACTTCAATGACGATGTGGCCGCCCTGATGCGATGCCGCCAGGGTAATCGTGCCGGTCTCGTCCTTGCCCGAGTCGCGGCGCACGTCCGGCATTTCCAGGCCGTGGTCGATGGAGTTGCGGACCAGATGCACCAAGGGATCGGCGATCTTTTCGATCAGGCCCTTGTCCAGCTCGGTGCCTTCACCGATGGTGCGCAGGCGGACCTGCTTGCCGAGACGGCTGGAAAGGTCGCGGACCAGCCGCGGGAAGCGACGGAATACTGCATCCACTGGCAGCATGCGCACGCCGATGACGGCTTCCTGCAGGTCGCGGGTATTGCGTTCGAGCAGATCCAGGCCAGCCAGCAGCTGCTCGGCGTGGGCCGGGTCCAGTCCGCCGGAAACCTGCTTGAGCATGGCCTGGGTGATGACCAGTTCACCGACCAGGTTGATCAGCGCATCGACCTTGTCGACGCTGACCCGGATCGAGCTTTCGGCTTCGTGCTGCTGGCCGCTGGCAGGTGCCTTGACGGCAGCCTCGGCGATGTTGGCGACCGCAGCGACCGGGGCTTCAACTGCAAGGCTGGGCGGTGCAGCCGGACGGATATCCAGCTCGCAGTCATCGACCACCCAGGCGAAGGTGTCTTCGATGCGGCTGCGCGGCACCTTGCCGACCAGGCCCAGGTCCCAGGCCAGGTAGGCTTCCAGCGGATCGAGCTGGTCGAAGCTGGGCAGGCGCGCCATGCGCGGTTCCACGTGCAGGGAACCCAGGGTTTCCAGCTCGCGGATGATGCGCAGCGGATCATTGCCGCTCATGAACAGCGACGGCGCCGGGGCGAAGCCAATCTGCCAGGCGTCCGGGGTTTCTTCCTGTTTCACTGCAGCCACGGCAACCGGTGCCGTGCCGGACAGTACGGCTTGCAGACGATCGGTAACCGCCTTGACGGCGGCGGGATCGGCGGCCTGGCCATGTTCGACTTCGCGCAGCAGGGCGCGCAGCACGTCCACCGAACCCAGCATCGCGTCGACCGCGTTGCCTTCCAGTGCGCGCTTGCCGGAGCGCAGCTCATCGAGCAGCGTTTCCAGCACATGCGTCAGTGCGGCGATGGCATCGAAGCCAAAGGTGCCGGCACCGCCCTTGATGGAGTGGGCGGCGCGGAACACGGAGTTGATGACTTCAGGGTCGTGCTGGCCGTCTTCCAGTGCCAGCAGGCCGGCCTCCATTGCATCCAGCCCTTCACGGCTTTCTTCGAAGAAGGTGGCGTGGAAACGTTGCAGGTCCATGCTCATTGGCGCGGTATCCGATCGGTGGGGCAGGTGGGCTGATCAGCCCAGGACTTTCTGTACGGTGGCAATCAGCTGTTCGGGATTGAACGGCTTGACCAGCCAACCGGTGGCGCCGGCGGCCTTGCCTTCGGATTTCTTGTCGGCGGCCGACTCGGTGGTCAGCATCAGCATCGGCGTGAACTTGTAGTCCGGCAGCTGGCGCAGTTCGCGGATCAGCGAGATGCCGTCCATGTTCGGCATGTTGACGTCGGTGACCACGGCGTTGAAACGCTGGCCCTTGGCCCGGCCCAGGGCGACCGCGCCGTCTTCGGCTTCTTCTACCGAAAAGCCGGCCGAGGTGAGGGCGAAAGAGACCATCTGGCGCATTGACGCCGAGTCGTCCACCACCAAGATTCGTGCGCTCATGCAGCGTTCTCCACAGATTTCGTTGTGTCAGGGGTTGCTTCCAGACCCAGGGTCCGGAGGACACCGAGCAGGCGCGCGGCATCACGGAAGGTATCGGTAGCGTTGTCGAAGACGGTGCCGTTGCCTGCCTGCTGGCGTGCCAGCACAAAGGCGCACAGCACCTGCATCGCGGCGGTGTGCACACGGCCCACCTGGCTGGCATCCACGCGCAACTCGCCCGCTTGCGGCAGGTGGGTTGCCAGGTGTTGTTTCAACTCGCTGGTGGACTCGATGCCGAGATCCTGCGCCAGGGCCACAGTGCTCATCGTTGCTCCGAACAAACGTTACTGGGAGAGATAGCGGCGATACGCCAGTGATCTTTAGGGTTGCGATGCGCTGCAACAGATAGTGTTAACGGGCGCACGGTTTTGTAGCTTTGCCCCTCCCTTTCGCGCAGCGAAGGGGAGGGTTGGGGATCTGCTCCCTCCCTTGCGCCGAAGGCGTAGGGGAGGGCTGGGGAGGGGTAGCCCTTGGCTGGGTAGAGCCGAGCCATGCTCGGCTGCGGCCTTACCGGTAAAGCCTCTGCCGAGCATGGCTCGGCACTACCGTTGCTTCGTTCCCCTTTGCCGCGCAAACAGAGGAGGTACTCAGCGCAGCAGACGGCCGGCGTCGAGCAGGATCATCGGTTGCTGGCCGATGCGGGCGATGCCGCGGAACAGTTCATTGGAGATCTGGCAGATGCGCGCTGTGTCCGGTGGCTCGATCTGCGAGTCGTTGAGGTTGGCGACGTCTTCCACCGCCGACACGCGCAGGCCCAGGGTCTCGCCGTTCTCTTCCAGCACTACGATGCGCGTCTGTGAATCCTCAGGCGCGCTTTGCACGTCAAGATGGCGGCACAGGTCCATCACCGGCACCACTTGGCCGCGAAGATTCATGATGCCCAGCATCGCCGGGCCGGTACCTCGCAATGCAAGCAGCGGCACCGGCAACACCACTTCCTGCACCTTCAACAGCTCCAGCGCATAGGTCTGTTGCCCACAGCGCAGTCGCAACCAACGTGAACTGCGCTCGGCGGCGCGCCGTTGCTGCGGGCTGCTCGCCGGGCGCTGTGCCTGCGCCTGCAGTTCCTGCCAGGTGCTGGGACGCGCATCTGGCGAGGGGTGCTCCAGAGCGCGGACATTGGGGGTGCTGCGCGGAGGGGGAGCAGGGCTCACCGGCAACCCAGCCGCGGTTTCAAATGCAGCCTGCAGGTTGGCACTGTCGCTATGGGCGAGCTTGCGACTTTCAGCAGGGCCGGTCTCGTAGATCACTTCGTCCGGCAGGTCGTCCCAGGTTGGGGGGCGACCTGCATTGGCGGCGGCAGTGGCCGCCATCGCGTCGTCGAAGGCAGCCTGCAGGGCGGCGCTGTCGCCGGCCGGAGTGGCTGCCGCGGCGGGGATTGGTGCGCCAGCAGGCTTGGCCTGTGCTTCGGCCAACGCAGCCTCGAACACGGCCTCCAGCTCGGGGCTGTCGCCCGGCACTTCGGCAGCTGCAGGCTTGGCCGGCGTTGCAGGTGCCGCGACCGCAGCGGCGGGCACGGCCTCCAGCAGCAGTTCGCCCAGATAATCGTCGAGTACGTCGTTGCTCATGCGGCGCGCTCCAGCTGCGCGGCCTCGCTGAGCAGCAGCCAGTCGAGCGCGTGGCGGTAAGCGGCCATGCCGCGGCCGGGATAATCGTCGCCAAGCAGGGGCACGGTGAGTGCTGCCGGGTTGCAGATGCGGGTGTCGATCGGAATCGCGTCTTCCCAGACGCGCTCGCCGTGACGGTCCTGCATCAGCTTCAAGGTTTCATTGCCGGCACGGGTACGACGGTCGAACAAGGTGGGCAGCACCGAGATCGGCAGGTCGCGTTTGCGCGAGCGCTCGACCATTTCGCCGGTTCGGACCATGCCGTCCAGTCCATGCAGGGCCAGCGGTTCGGCCTGGGTCGGGATGATCAGGCGGTCAGCGGCGGCCAGGGCGTTGATCATCAACAAGCCCAGCGTCGGCGCGCAGTCGAGCAGGATGTAGTCGTGCTGCTCGCCGTGGCGGGCCAGCGCCTGCTGCAGGGCCAGGCCCAGACCAGGCTGGTTGGCGCTGCGACGTTCCAGCGTGGCCAGCGAGGCTTGCGCGCACAGATAGTCCAGGCCAGGAATGTCGCTGTGGCGGGCAAGCGAAGCGATCTCATGTGGCGGCGTGGCGAACAGTTCCTGCACGCCCTGCGGCACCGGCTCAACCGGTACGCCGAAGGCGCGGGTCAGCGAGGAATGGGGGTCCAGGTCGATCAACAACACCTTGTGTCCACGCGCGGCAAGGCCGCGCCCGAGTGACAAAGTGGTGGTGGTTTTGCCGACGCCGCCTTTTTGGTTGGCAATGGCCCAGATACGCATCATTGGACTCCTTCGATGACCGCCGGTACCGCGCTGCGAACGGCGGATGCGGCAGTTGTGCCGCCGTTCCCGCCTTCGTCGCTGGTACTGGCTGTGGTGTTGCCGGAAGCAGGCAGATCGGCTGCCGCTGCCGAATCGGCGAGGATGATCACCATCACCCGCCGGTTGCGGTTGCGCCCTTCGGGCGCATCGTTGCTTTCGCGGGGGCGGAACTGGCCGTAACCCACCATCGCCAATCGCTGTGGCTGCACGCCATGATCGGCGAAAAGGTGCACGACGCTGGCTGCGCGTGCCGCTGACAGCTCCCAGTTCGACGGGAACTGCGCGGTGGCGATCGGCAGGTTGTCGGTATGGCCTTCGACGCGAACGCCGTTTGGGGCATCCAGCAATACATCGGCCAGGGTGCCGAGCGTGTTGCGAGCGCTGGCGTCCAGCGCCGCCGAACCCGTAGTGAACAGAATGTCGCTGTTGATCTCGACCTCGATCCACAGTTCGGTGCGGCGCACGGTGATGACGCCCTGTTTGACCAGTGGCGCCAGCGTCTGGCTGAGGCGATCGGCGATCTGGTTGAGCTGGCGCTCGGCGCGCTGCAGCTGTTCCTGGTTGTGGGCCGAGACCGGCATGCGCATATGCGAAGCCATCGACGGCAGCTGGGTCGGGTCGGCCAGTGCGCCACCGGTCATGCTCGGTGCGCTGATCACCGATGGCGAATCAAAGCCGCCGCCCTGCAATTGCTTGTTGCCCACCTGCACCTGGCTGATGGTGCGCGGGGCGCCGCCAAAGGCCGTGGTCAAGGCATCTGCCATCACGCGGTATTTGCCTTCGTTCAAGGACGAGATGGCGTACATCACCACGAAGAACGCGAGCAGCAGCGTCATCAGATCGGCATAGGGGATTGCCCATGCTTCATGGTTGGCGTGCTCTTCGTGGTGCTTGCGGCGGGCCATGGCTCAGTTCACGTAGCCGGCCAGGCTGTTTTCGATATTGCGCGGGTTCTCACCCTGGGCAATGGCGATCAGGCCTTCAATGATCATTTCGCGCTCGCGGCAGCTGCTGGCGATCACGCCCTTGAGCTTGGCCGATACCGGCAGGAACAGCAGATTGGCCGAGGCGATGCCGTAGATGGTGGCAGTGAATGCCGCGGCGATGCCGTGGCCGAGCTTGCTCGGGTCGGCCAGGTTCTTCATCACCGCGATCAGGCCGAGCACGGCGCCGATGATGCCGAGGGTAGGGGCGTAGATGCCCATGCCTTCAAAGACCTTGGTAGCGGCCAGATCCTGCTGCTCCTGGCTGCCGAGTTCGATCTCCAGCATATGGCGGATAGTGTCCGGCTCGACGCCGTCGACCACCAGCTGCAGGCCCTTGCGGATGAACGGATCGTCCTGCAGCTCCACCTGCGGCTCCAGGCCGAGCAGGCCCTGGCGGCGGGCGATGTTGCTCCAGTCGACGATCTGCTGGACCAGCGCGCGGCGATCGCTTGCCGGCGGACGGATCACCCAGCGCACGATCTTGAAAGCGTGCTTGAACACCGCCGGTGAGGTGTGCAGCAGGATGGCTGCCAGGGTGCCGATGATGACGATCACGAAGGCAGCAGGGGACCACAGCGAGGACAGGCCAGCGCCTTTGAGGATGCTGCCACCCACCAGGGAGGCGAGGGCGAGGAAGAGTCCAATGATGCTGAGTCGGTCCATGGTGCGTATATCGGCCTCGTTGTAGCGGTCTTGAATCAATGAGCGGTGCAGCTGTTGTTGCAGGCGCTGTTGCTTTTGTTAGCCCCTCTCCCGCCTGCGGGAGAGGGGTTGGGGTGAGGGCAGCTCTGGCTTTGAAAGCTGAAAGCGCCCCTCACCCGCCCCGTCTTCGCGGGGCTGCCCTCTCCCGCAGGCGGGAGAGGGGACAGTTGGCATCGCGGGGGCCGTTGGGATGCTTGATCGCAGGCTTTGCTGGAGGGCCGGGTCATTGCTTACCCCTGCACCCCACGCAGCCCATCCACATCCAGAATCAAGGCCATCCGCCCATCACCAATCAAAGTGGCGCCGGCGTAGCCGTTGAGGCCGCGCAAGGCGCGTGGCAGCGGCTTGATCACCACTTCCTCGCGGCCACGAACCTGGTCCACCACCAGACCGAAGCGGGCTTCGCCCATCTGCAGTACGACGATGGTCAGCAGCGTGGAAGGTGCCGGGGTGACACCCAACCACTGGCGCAGATCAAGCAAGGCCAGGGTGTGCGACTTGCGGTCCAATACCGCGCGGCCGTCGAACCAGCCCAACGAGGTGGCCGGTGCGTGCAGCACCTCCATCACGCGGGCCAAGGGCAGGGCGTAGACGTCCTCGCCAGCCTGCACCAGCAGGGTCGGAAGGATGGCCAGGGTCAGCGGGACGCGGATCAGGAAGC harbors:
- a CDS encoding chemotaxis protein CheW — protein: MSNDVLDDYLGELLLEAVPAAAVAAPATPAKPAAAEVPGDSPELEAVFEAALAEAQAKPAGAPIPAAAATPAGDSAALQAAFDDAMAATAAANAGRPPTWDDLPDEVIYETGPAESRKLAHSDSANLQAAFETAAGLPVSPAPPPRSTPNVRALEHPSPDARPSTWQELQAQAQRPASSPQQRRAAERSSRWLRLRCGQQTYALELLKVQEVVLPVPLLALRGTGPAMLGIMNLRGQVVPVMDLCRHLDVQSAPEDSQTRIVVLEENGETLGLRVSAVEDVANLNDSQIEPPDTARICQISNELFRGIARIGQQPMILLDAGRLLR
- a CDS encoding response regulator; translated protein: MSARILVVDDSASMRQMVSFALTSAGFSVEEAEDGAVALGRAKGQRFNAVVTDVNMPNMDGISLIRELRQLPDYKFTPMLMLTTESAADKKSEGKAAGATGWLVKPFNPEQLIATVQKVLG
- a CDS encoding ParA family protein encodes the protein MRIWAIANQKGGVGKTTTTLSLGRGLAARGHKVLLIDLDPHSSLTRAFGVPVEPVPQGVQELFATPPHEIASLARHSDIPGLDYLCAQASLATLERRSANQPGLGLALQQALARHGEQHDYILLDCAPTLGLLMINALAAADRLIIPTQAEPLALHGLDGMVRTGEMVERSRKRDLPISVLPTLFDRRTRAGNETLKLMQDRHGERVWEDAIPIDTRICNPAALTVPLLGDDYPGRGMAAYRHALDWLLLSEAAQLERAA
- a CDS encoding STAS domain-containing protein, coding for MSTVALAQDLGIESTSELKQHLATHLPQAGELRVDASQVGRVHTAAMQVLCAFVLARQQAGNGTVFDNATDTFRDAARLLGVLRTLGLEATPDTTKSVENAA
- a CDS encoding chemotaxis protein CheA is translated as MSMDLQRFHATFFEESREGLDAMEAGLLALEDGQHDPEVINSVFRAAHSIKGGAGTFGFDAIAALTHVLETLLDELRSGKRALEGNAVDAMLGSVDVLRALLREVEHGQAADPAAVKAVTDRLQAVLSGTAPVAVAAVKQEETPDAWQIGFAPAPSLFMSGNDPLRIIRELETLGSLHVEPRMARLPSFDQLDPLEAYLAWDLGLVGKVPRSRIEDTFAWVVDDCELDIRPAAPPSLAVEAPVAAVANIAEAAVKAPASGQQHEAESSIRVSVDKVDALINLVGELVITQAMLKQVSGGLDPAHAEQLLAGLDLLERNTRDLQEAVIGVRMLPVDAVFRRFPRLVRDLSSRLGKQVRLRTIGEGTELDKGLIEKIADPLVHLVRNSIDHGLEMPDVRRDSGKDETGTITLAASHQGGHIVIEVSDDGRGLNRDKILAKALERGLSVPDNPTDAQVWDLIFQPGFSTADAVTDLSGRGVGMDVVRRNIQALGGEVQLESRTGAGTRVLIRLPLTLAILDGMTVSVAGETLILPLAYVLEALQPQPDDIRTMAGEGRVLRVRGEYLPILSLGQYYGYPDNPQAEPLVVVVEGDGQKIALEVDELIGQQQVVVKNIENNYRRISGVSGATILGDGRVALIVDIGGLVRSLRTQQAA
- a CDS encoding flagellar motor protein; the protein is MDRLSIIGLFLALASLVGGSILKGAGLSSLWSPAAFVIVIIGTLAAILLHTSPAVFKHAFKIVRWVIRPPASDRRALVQQIVDWSNIARRQGLLGLEPQVELQDDPFIRKGLQLVVDGVEPDTIRHMLEIELGSQEQQDLAATKVFEGMGIYAPTLGIIGAVLGLIAVMKNLADPSKLGHGIAAAFTATIYGIASANLLFLPVSAKLKGVIASSCREREMIIEGLIAIAQGENPRNIENSLAGYVN
- the motD gene encoding flagellar motor protein MotD, producing MARRKHHEEHANHEAWAIPYADLMTLLLAFFVVMYAISSLNEGKYRVMADALTTAFGGAPRTISQVQVGNKQLQGGGFDSPSVISAPSMTGGALADPTQLPSMASHMRMPVSAHNQEQLQRAERQLNQIADRLSQTLAPLVKQGVITVRRTELWIEVEINSDILFTTGSAALDASARNTLGTLADVLLDAPNGVRVEGHTDNLPIATAQFPSNWELSAARAASVVHLFADHGVQPQRLAMVGYGQFRPRESNDAPEGRNRNRRVMVIILADSAAAADLPASGNTTASTSDEGGNGGTTAASAVRSAVPAVIEGVQ